In the Candidatus Electrothrix rattekaaiensis genome, one interval contains:
- a CDS encoding DUF370 domain-containing protein, with the protein MDNRLVNIGFGNAVKINRILAVVNPGSSPIRKLKEEARQGHRLIDVTEGRRTRGIVILDSGHLVLSSVQPETINQRLAALDREQTGLGLLQKHAEEGENNG; encoded by the coding sequence ATGGACAATAGGCTTGTTAATATAGGCTTTGGTAATGCCGTGAAAATTAACCGTATTCTGGCAGTAGTCAATCCCGGCTCGTCACCGATCAGGAAACTCAAGGAAGAGGCCAGACAGGGGCACCGACTCATTGATGTCACAGAAGGGCGGCGTACCCGGGGGATTGTTATCCTGGACAGCGGTCATCTGGTACTGTCCTCTGTTCAGCCGGAAACCATTAATCAGCGTTTAGCTGCTTTGGATAGAGAGCAAACCGGTTTAGGGCTTCTGCAGAAGCATGCCGAGGAAGGGGAAAATAATGGCTGA
- the rfaE1 gene encoding D-glycero-beta-D-manno-heptose-7-phosphate kinase, whose translation MSDVKILRGQVERFSDTRILVIGDVILDQFIWGTVSRISPEAPVPVVNVTREELLLGGSANVLRNIISLGGSCALCGIIGDDPMGDELLALMDKVGAPVEGLIKGERPTTIKTRVVAQGQQVVRYDREKAGAPSRQTLASMLQYLTDHLAEFDAVIVSDYAKGVVNEELMTRLHLLLKELRHSSGRRIPLIVDPKPDNLHRFVGATVITPNNFEASQISGIDIRGEDTLLAAARQIREEIFCEAVLITRGEAGMALLEGDNDRLVTVPTMAQEVYDVTGAGDTVAATLALGLAAGCSMTEAAVLANHAAGIVVGKIGTASVSCDELLATLA comes from the coding sequence ATGAGTGATGTCAAAATATTACGGGGACAGGTGGAGCGTTTTTCCGATACCCGTATTCTGGTGATCGGTGATGTGATTCTGGATCAGTTTATCTGGGGAACAGTGTCCCGAATTTCTCCAGAAGCCCCTGTGCCAGTGGTCAATGTTACCCGCGAGGAACTGCTGCTCGGCGGCAGTGCCAATGTGTTGCGCAATATTATCTCACTGGGCGGCTCCTGTGCCCTGTGCGGTATTATCGGCGATGACCCGATGGGAGACGAGTTGCTTGCGCTCATGGATAAAGTCGGGGCCCCGGTGGAGGGCCTGATTAAGGGGGAACGGCCCACGACCATAAAAACCAGGGTGGTGGCTCAAGGACAGCAGGTTGTCCGGTATGATCGGGAAAAGGCTGGTGCTCCGAGCCGACAGACCCTGGCAAGCATGTTGCAATACCTGACGGATCATCTTGCGGAGTTTGACGCAGTTATTGTTTCGGATTATGCTAAAGGGGTGGTGAATGAGGAGCTGATGACCCGGCTGCATCTTTTGCTGAAAGAATTGCGTCATTCCAGCGGTCGAAGGATTCCCCTAATTGTTGATCCAAAGCCGGATAATCTCCATCGTTTTGTCGGTGCCACCGTCATTACCCCAAATAATTTTGAAGCTTCCCAGATCAGCGGTATAGATATCAGAGGTGAGGACACCTTGCTTGCTGCTGCACGTCAGATTCGGGAAGAGATTTTTTGCGAGGCCGTGCTGATCACTCGGGGTGAGGCTGGTATGGCTTTGCTGGAAGGGGATAATGACCGGCTTGTGACGGTTCCGACTATGGCGCAGGAGGTCTATGATGTGACCGGAGCAGGGGATACGGTTGCCGCCACCTTGGCTCTTGGGCTTGCAGCCGGATGCTCAATGACCGAAGCGGCTGTATTGGCCAATCATGCTGCCGGTATTGTGGTGGGTAAGATCGGGACAGCCTCGGTGAGCTGTGATGAGTTGCTTGCTACGCTCGCCTGA
- the rlmB gene encoding 23S rRNA (guanosine(2251)-2'-O)-methyltransferase RlmB: MAALRKKTAWSDKKKNTEEDASLPEMTADDLLWGINTVLEALRRNARCLGELLVQKGKAGPKVQEIIDLARQHKVRVRFVEAEHLPVPRNCRHQGVVARQTEAELLSLEELLEQVDFDRILILDSIQDPRNLGSILRSALAAGFRSIILTRERSAPLSGTVARTSAGAISHLRIAQVVNLVTTLELLKERGFWIYGSVAEPTAPSIYSTDFSGQLGLVIGSEGKGIRPLVRKHCDQLVTIPMSTDFDSLNASVAAALIMFEVVRKENTVEEQQA, encoded by the coding sequence ATGGCAGCATTGCGCAAAAAAACAGCTTGGTCTGATAAAAAGAAAAACACCGAAGAAGATGCGTCTCTTCCTGAGATGACGGCAGATGATTTGTTGTGGGGGATCAATACAGTCCTTGAGGCCTTACGGAGAAATGCCCGCTGCTTGGGCGAACTTCTTGTTCAGAAGGGAAAGGCCGGGCCAAAGGTACAGGAGATTATTGATTTGGCTCGCCAGCATAAGGTTCGAGTCCGTTTTGTTGAGGCGGAGCACCTGCCTGTGCCTCGCAATTGCCGACATCAGGGGGTAGTGGCCCGGCAGACCGAAGCGGAGTTGTTGTCGTTGGAGGAGTTGCTGGAGCAGGTCGATTTTGATCGGATCCTGATCCTGGATTCGATTCAAGATCCCCGTAATCTTGGTTCAATTCTCCGCTCCGCCTTGGCAGCAGGGTTTCGGAGCATTATCCTCACCCGTGAACGCAGTGCCCCTTTGTCCGGGACGGTGGCCCGTACTTCAGCCGGGGCAATCTCCCATCTCCGTATCGCGCAGGTGGTGAACCTAGTCACTACCTTGGAATTGCTGAAAGAGCGCGGTTTCTGGATTTACGGCTCAGTGGCTGAGCCAACAGCACCGTCTATTTACAGCACGGATTTTAGCGGTCAGCTTGGTTTGGTGATCGGCAGCGAAGGCAAGGGGATTCGTCCGCTGGTGCGGAAGCACTGTGATCAGCTGGTCACGATTCCCATGTCCACGGATTTTGATTCCCTGAATGCCTCGGTTGCTGCGGCCTTGATTATGTTTGAGGTGGTGCGGAAGGAAAATACTGTTGAGGAGCAACAAGCATAG
- a CDS encoding transcriptional repressor, with the protein MNTPESMIRLTTQRQILLEELSKVNNHPTACELYEMVRKRLPRIGLGTVYRNLELMADSGMILKLELGGAQKRFDASTAPHYHVRCSVCGKLEDITVDVQEKMTKQAAENTSYEILGHHVEFTGECPACQQARLKAKQRTKATTQQAPKVREADPA; encoded by the coding sequence ATGAATACACCGGAATCCATGATCCGCCTGACAACCCAACGTCAAATTTTGCTCGAAGAGCTCTCCAAGGTCAATAACCATCCAACGGCATGTGAACTCTATGAGATGGTAAGAAAACGACTGCCCAGAATCGGCTTGGGCACGGTGTACAGAAATCTCGAACTCATGGCTGATTCCGGCATGATCCTCAAGCTCGAACTCGGGGGAGCGCAAAAACGTTTTGACGCCTCAACCGCTCCTCATTACCATGTTCGCTGTTCTGTCTGCGGAAAACTGGAGGATATCACTGTTGATGTGCAGGAGAAGATGACGAAACAGGCTGCTGAAAATACGTCCTATGAAATCTTAGGACATCATGTGGAGTTCACCGGTGAATGCCCAGCCTGTCAGCAGGCAAGACTCAAGGCAAAACAAAGGACAAAGGCAACAACACAACAAGCTCCCAAGGTACGGGAGGCTGATC
- the glgP gene encoding alpha-glucan family phosphorylase, whose protein sequence is MTNKKPISINSVEELTCSNKFGTFFGVPQSVFDQVWQELSSPKKNSVAYVSMEIGADPDIFHPVQDFLKEEKYTKSSDPNIQKILDKYLHGPRKIPNYSGGLGVLAGDTLKSFADTHIPVMAVSLLYREGYFSQLVDSRVGQIDQATNWSPEATPTLFQLQDPEKIGQPLEITVPFFNEYDHPTEAKAHVWMKMEVSEELDYFVPEFLLDYSIPSSPPWVREAGLRLYNATSAIMKANQRRMLGSGILPLTEALGLTPHTIHLNEQHGVTVTLQLILRQLEKTLGKEYRNAMRDEDIIAAAQEVAQHIVYTIHTPVKAGHDRFARSLYTGISHETCHHILNLLASDADSPHEYNFTAFAMRVNRAINSVSRLHRDVTRKQFPDVANKIKAITNGVHHLSWISETRAELFDNIEELAGWRDDPGVFAHMKLRDEQSFRKQLQQAWYRDNQVLIEYINQMLLDHRTQMDTTWIDPPNYLSHRLPEESCLLPGVFTVGFARRFSTYKRADLIFDDIPALADILVKNNWRINFLFAGKAHPQDEPGKSVLKLILDNQKELYEASNGLAQLIFIPGYDMKIAKMMVSGVHTWLNSPKRPLEASGTSGMKAAMNGVPNLSVMDGWWVEGYHEGATGWKFGYDGPLNADSLSEHPDTLLYAEDSQSFYRLLPKVLEQFYERHDEYMQLAVNNLRLNVPIFNTHRMAAEYVSKYDLELPANTDARIKDFQKLYRSETSDA, encoded by the coding sequence GTGACCAATAAAAAACCGATCAGCATCAACTCAGTCGAAGAATTAACCTGTAGCAATAAATTCGGTACGTTTTTCGGGGTTCCCCAGTCTGTTTTTGATCAGGTCTGGCAGGAGCTCAGCAGCCCGAAAAAGAATTCCGTTGCCTATGTCTCTATGGAGATCGGCGCGGATCCAGATATTTTTCATCCTGTGCAGGATTTTCTCAAAGAAGAAAAATATACAAAAAGTAGTGATCCGAATATCCAAAAAATACTGGATAAATACCTTCACGGTCCACGAAAAATACCTAATTACAGTGGGGGATTGGGCGTACTAGCCGGAGACACTCTCAAAAGTTTCGCAGACACCCATATACCGGTGATGGCCGTTTCGCTGTTGTATCGAGAAGGTTATTTTTCGCAACTCGTTGACTCCCGAGTCGGCCAGATTGATCAGGCCACAAATTGGTCCCCGGAAGCAACGCCGACTCTTTTTCAACTGCAAGACCCTGAAAAAATAGGGCAACCTCTCGAAATTACAGTTCCTTTTTTCAACGAATACGATCATCCCACCGAGGCCAAGGCCCATGTCTGGATGAAAATGGAAGTCAGCGAGGAACTAGATTATTTTGTGCCGGAATTCTTACTCGACTACTCAATTCCTTCTTCACCGCCTTGGGTACGTGAAGCAGGTCTACGCTTATATAATGCCACATCGGCCATTATGAAGGCGAATCAACGTCGCATGCTCGGCTCAGGCATTCTGCCGCTCACCGAGGCTCTGGGCCTGACTCCCCACACCATCCATCTCAACGAGCAGCATGGGGTTACCGTGACCCTCCAGCTGATACTCCGTCAGCTGGAAAAAACACTGGGCAAAGAGTACAGAAATGCTATGCGTGATGAAGATATTATTGCTGCGGCTCAAGAGGTTGCACAGCATATCGTCTACACCATCCACACCCCAGTCAAGGCCGGGCACGACCGATTCGCCCGCTCACTCTACACCGGCATCAGTCACGAAACCTGTCACCATATTCTGAACCTGTTGGCCAGTGATGCGGACTCACCCCATGAATATAATTTTACCGCCTTTGCTATGCGGGTAAACCGGGCTATCAACAGTGTCAGCCGCCTGCACCGGGATGTCACCAGAAAACAGTTTCCAGACGTTGCCAACAAAATCAAAGCAATTACCAACGGGGTCCATCATCTGTCGTGGATCAGTGAAACAAGAGCCGAGCTCTTTGACAATATTGAGGAGCTGGCTGGCTGGCGTGATGATCCTGGTGTTTTTGCCCATATGAAACTGCGTGACGAGCAATCTTTTCGAAAGCAATTACAGCAGGCTTGGTACCGGGACAATCAGGTGCTGATAGAATACATCAATCAAATGCTCCTGGATCACCGTACCCAGATGGATACCACCTGGATTGATCCGCCCAATTATCTCTCCCATCGGCTTCCAGAAGAATCCTGCCTGCTGCCCGGCGTATTCACAGTGGGTTTTGCACGACGATTCTCCACCTATAAGCGTGCGGATCTTATTTTTGATGATATTCCCGCGTTAGCTGATATTCTGGTGAAGAACAACTGGCGAATTAATTTTCTCTTTGCAGGCAAGGCGCACCCGCAGGACGAGCCGGGCAAGTCCGTGCTGAAACTGATTCTAGACAACCAGAAAGAACTCTACGAAGCCAGTAACGGTCTGGCCCAGCTTATTTTCATTCCAGGCTATGATATGAAAATAGCCAAGATGATGGTTTCCGGGGTACATACCTGGTTGAACAGTCCCAAACGCCCCTTGGAGGCGTCTGGAACCAGTGGTATGAAAGCAGCCATGAACGGCGTCCCCAACCTCAGCGTTATGGACGGCTGGTGGGTGGAAGGATACCACGAAGGAGCAACAGGATGGAAATTCGGGTATGATGGCCCTTTGAATGCCGACAGCCTCAGTGAACACCCTGACACCCTCCTCTATGCTGAAGATTCACAGTCCTTTTACCGGCTCCTGCCCAAGGTGCTTGAGCAGTTCTACGAGCGTCATGACGAATACATGCAGCTTGCCGTTAATAACCTGCGACTTAATGTCCCCATATTCAACACCCACCGAATGGCTGCTGAATACGTCAGCAAATATGACCTTGAGCTTCCAGCGAACACTGACGCACGTATAAAGGACTTTCAGAAACTCTACCGAAGTGAAACCTCTGATGCCTGA
- a CDS encoding DUF3786 domain-containing protein: MTPHEFLKYIPATNCGECGYAACLAFAVAVTKGGVRADLCPYVQEDMLPAEFRAAQGEAGLDRVERGQDERDMTLVAHLKSKVQALDFCQLSRRLGTDWSADNPDLLSFSYLGRSILLGRDEVVMDGEQLVDPRDQILLYNYVAFGGNASGGAEERLPDGTWVGMESLPNSIAKIRTLATYCEGRLAERFAGRIKEFTPLCDKVGGKRGDDEQGQSADFAVVLPVLPCVPLYLLFWDKDVEDGFEARVKILFDQNVMDFLDVESLVFAAERMADRLMELDRELDRESGS, from the coding sequence ATGACACCGCATGAGTTTTTGAAATATATCCCGGCAACAAACTGTGGCGAGTGCGGCTATGCAGCCTGTCTCGCCTTTGCCGTTGCTGTGACCAAGGGCGGGGTTAGGGCGGATCTTTGCCCCTATGTGCAGGAAGATATGCTGCCTGCCGAGTTTCGTGCCGCACAAGGTGAAGCTGGTTTAGATCGCGTGGAACGTGGCCAGGACGAGCGGGATATGACCTTAGTTGCTCATTTGAAATCCAAGGTGCAGGCTCTTGATTTTTGTCAGCTCAGTCGTCGCCTTGGGACTGATTGGTCTGCGGACAACCCAGATCTGCTCAGCTTTAGCTATCTTGGTCGCTCGATTCTCTTGGGACGAGATGAGGTTGTGATGGATGGGGAGCAGCTTGTTGATCCCAGGGATCAGATTCTGCTTTATAATTATGTTGCTTTTGGTGGCAATGCGAGCGGCGGGGCTGAGGAGAGGTTACCGGACGGCACCTGGGTGGGCATGGAAAGCCTGCCCAACTCCATTGCCAAAATTCGTACCTTGGCAACCTATTGTGAAGGTAGGTTGGCTGAAAGATTTGCCGGGCGCATTAAAGAATTTACACCGCTCTGCGATAAGGTCGGGGGGAAAAGAGGTGATGATGAACAAGGGCAGAGTGCAGATTTTGCTGTTGTTCTTCCTGTTCTTCCCTGCGTACCCCTGTACCTTTTATTTTGGGATAAGGATGTGGAAGACGGATTTGAGGCCCGAGTAAAGATTTTGTTTGATCAAAATGTAATGGACTTCCTTGATGTAGAATCCTTGGTTTTTGCTGCCGAACGGATGGCGGATCGTCTCATGGAGCTGGATAGGGAACTGGACAGAGAGTCGGGAAGTTGA
- a CDS encoding radical SAM protein yields MSSGSQPALVFANSKGEIRDYKGLNMAGASGELFHCPDHAELIELPEGSELFVLPDRLPVGIEPDTGEPALLDADPYTGATGISAVAAFMAPAHTAVYTAAYQSQDKAPLLPLFAYTAVGWMDGKFWVAAFRSDQDIRQDIAGFDQDLINKRTAKKLRQHRDNRLIQHLGKCCLTYGCPAARNYFLGRWEAPLPSSPHCNAACVGCISLQPSGCCPSTQDRIRFAPTAREIAEIAIPHLENAPHPVVSFGQGCEGEPLLQAPTLEKSIQLIRQQTTKGTINLNTNASLPDAVAKLAAAGLDSIRVSMNSARPDFHQRYYRPSGFTFKDVRRSIEVMKAAGKHVSLNYFILPGFTDDPEEYDALCELIASTGPDFIQLRNLNMDPELYRKAVQHAPTNPPLGMLHWLESLKEQFPALKFGYFNPCLD; encoded by the coding sequence GTGAGTAGCGGCAGTCAACCGGCTTTGGTTTTTGCCAACAGCAAAGGTGAAATAAGAGACTATAAAGGACTGAACATGGCAGGTGCAAGTGGAGAGCTTTTTCACTGCCCGGATCATGCAGAGCTGATAGAGCTGCCCGAAGGTAGCGAGCTCTTTGTCCTGCCGGACCGGCTTCCTGTTGGGATTGAACCAGACACCGGGGAACCGGCCCTTTTGGATGCTGATCCCTATACCGGGGCAACAGGCATATCCGCTGTTGCCGCTTTTATGGCTCCGGCCCATACAGCCGTGTACACAGCTGCTTATCAGAGCCAGGACAAGGCTCCCCTCCTGCCCCTCTTTGCCTATACAGCTGTTGGCTGGATGGATGGAAAATTCTGGGTAGCCGCCTTTCGTAGCGATCAGGATATCCGCCAGGACATTGCGGGATTTGATCAGGATCTCATCAATAAACGGACTGCAAAAAAACTCAGGCAACACCGAGACAACCGCCTGATCCAGCATCTGGGTAAATGCTGCCTGACCTATGGCTGTCCGGCAGCCCGTAATTATTTCCTTGGTCGCTGGGAAGCACCTCTGCCCAGCTCGCCCCACTGTAATGCCGCCTGCGTGGGCTGTATTTCGCTTCAGCCTTCAGGCTGCTGTCCGTCCACCCAGGATCGCATCCGCTTTGCCCCGACAGCTCGTGAGATCGCCGAAATTGCCATCCCGCATCTGGAAAATGCTCCCCACCCGGTGGTCAGCTTCGGTCAGGGCTGCGAAGGAGAACCGTTGCTTCAGGCTCCGACTCTGGAAAAATCAATCCAGCTGATCCGCCAGCAGACCACAAAAGGCACGATCAACCTGAACACCAATGCCAGTCTGCCCGATGCGGTGGCAAAACTGGCCGCTGCTGGTTTGGATTCCATCCGGGTCTCTATGAATTCGGCCCGCCCTGATTTTCATCAGCGTTATTACCGACCCTCGGGTTTTACCTTCAAGGACGTCCGCCGTTCCATTGAGGTAATGAAAGCCGCAGGCAAACATGTTTCGCTCAATTATTTCATCCTGCCCGGTTTTACGGATGATCCAGAGGAGTATGATGCGCTGTGTGAGCTTATTGCTTCAACTGGCCCTGATTTTATCCAACTGCGTAATCTGAATATGGACCCGGAACTGTATCGGAAAGCGGTCCAACACGCACCCACAAATCCGCCACTAGGTATGCTGCATTGGCTGGAAAGCTTGAAAGAGCAGTTCCCTGCGCTCAAATTTGGTTATTTCAATCCCTGCCTGGATTGA
- the gmk gene encoding guanylate kinase, with amino-acid sequence MAEGILLVVSAPSGCGKTTILKKLMAKVSRLAFSVSHTTRQARLGERDGVDYHFVSKEEFLALRDQQPSGFLEWAEVHGNFYGTSRRSVDALLAAGKDVVLDIDIQGAEQVRKNADPVTIFISPPTLAELERRLRGRGTESPESLAVRLANVEKEMAAADNYHYLIINDVLEQAVRDLQAIITVERRRRNTAQVNRTVPRD; translated from the coding sequence ATGGCTGAGGGTATTCTTTTGGTTGTCTCTGCACCTTCTGGATGCGGCAAGACCACTATTTTGAAAAAGCTCATGGCAAAGGTCTCCAGACTGGCGTTTTCCGTGTCGCATACAACACGTCAAGCACGGCTTGGTGAGCGGGACGGAGTCGATTATCATTTTGTCAGTAAGGAAGAGTTTCTTGCTCTTCGTGATCAGCAGCCTTCCGGCTTTCTGGAATGGGCCGAGGTGCATGGAAATTTCTATGGTACCTCACGCCGGTCCGTAGACGCATTATTGGCCGCAGGCAAGGATGTTGTGCTTGATATTGATATCCAAGGAGCTGAGCAGGTCAGAAAGAACGCTGATCCTGTCACGATTTTTATCAGCCCTCCAACCTTGGCCGAGCTGGAACGGCGTTTACGGGGGCGTGGAACCGAGAGCCCGGAAAGCTTGGCTGTTCGGCTTGCCAATGTGGAAAAGGAGATGGCCGCAGCTGATAATTATCACTATCTCATTATCAATGATGTGCTTGAACAGGCTGTTCGGGACTTGCAGGCCATTATTACGGTGGAACGGCGACGGCGAAACACGGCCCAGGTCAACAGGACAGTCCCGCGAGACTGA
- a CDS encoding tRNA-dihydrouridine synthase family protein: MEIKNLQLDSPLLLAPMAGLTHSALRTLLLQFGGVGLLSTEMLAARKLPVENEHISPFLIRTDHEKPLSYQLLVTGADEVAPALEALHRLHADAVDINLGCPAPRVRRSGGGSSLMDAPELVREIIAEARRKTALPLTAKIRLGESFSEEKLQSFCQMLEGEGIDLLTVHARLRKEAFCRKPHWEWVAKVKEWISIPVIANGSVLSVADAKKCLHVSNADGLMIGRGAAYTPWLFADIAREVYGLDIPKVKVCRPAVYADFVAALVQRFVPERRLGRMKEFTHYFATNYFFGHTLACEVQGAGSVEQAWQRACAFFQRNDEQGVVDAEQRLAEVTALLAS, from the coding sequence ATGGAAATAAAAAATCTTCAGCTTGATTCCCCCTTATTGCTGGCACCCATGGCCGGGTTGACCCATTCTGCCCTGCGTACCCTCCTGCTCCAATTCGGCGGGGTCGGGCTGTTGTCAACAGAGATGCTCGCGGCCCGTAAACTCCCTGTGGAGAATGAGCATATTTCTCCTTTTCTTATTCGGACGGACCACGAAAAGCCGCTTTCTTACCAGCTGTTAGTGACAGGGGCGGATGAGGTTGCTCCGGCTTTGGAGGCACTGCATCGTTTGCATGCGGATGCTGTTGATATCAATCTCGGTTGCCCGGCTCCCAGGGTGCGCCGTTCCGGCGGCGGCAGTTCCTTGATGGATGCCCCGGAGCTTGTGCGTGAGATTATTGCTGAAGCTCGGAGGAAAACAGCATTGCCCCTGACCGCCAAGATCCGGCTTGGTGAATCTTTTTCCGAAGAAAAATTACAGAGCTTTTGCCAGATGCTGGAAGGAGAGGGGATTGACCTGCTGACCGTGCATGCCCGCTTGCGTAAAGAGGCCTTTTGTCGAAAGCCCCATTGGGAATGGGTGGCCAAGGTCAAAGAATGGATATCCATTCCAGTGATTGCCAACGGTTCTGTCCTTTCAGTAGCAGATGCGAAAAAATGCCTGCACGTTAGCAACGCAGATGGGCTTATGATCGGTCGTGGGGCTGCATACACGCCTTGGCTCTTTGCTGATATAGCCAGAGAGGTGTACGGCCTTGATATTCCTAAGGTCAAGGTCTGCCGGCCTGCGGTGTACGCTGATTTTGTTGCCGCCCTTGTCCAGCGTTTTGTTCCAGAACGTCGTCTCGGCAGGATGAAAGAGTTTACCCATTACTTTGCAACAAACTATTTCTTCGGGCATACCTTGGCCTGTGAGGTGCAAGGGGCTGGTTCTGTTGAGCAGGCTTGGCAGAGAGCCTGTGCCTTTTTTCAGCGGAATGATGAGCAAGGGGTGGTGGACGCTGAACAACGGTTGGCCGAGGTTACTGCGTTGCTGGCAAGCTGA
- a CDS encoding YicC/YloC family endoribonuclease: MRPRSMTGFGRGESGNAERTWIVEIRAVNHRFLDQRVVIPSAFAALEEQIKKTVAGQHDRGRLDISVTLRGETSGGSQLHLDLDLARQYHACLQEMITELRLGASIQISDMLTLRNIIAVQEQNPDVKEEWPLLKEALLAALADCACMREREGSSLKEELLQRLDNFAALVGEIKKMVPEVLEQRQQELKNRITKLLEGMDIDPVRLAQETAIMADKADVTEEVVRLASHIDQFRGFMESEESVGRRLDFLLQEFLREVNTLASKISNSAIAHLGVEMKNEIEKLREQVQNIE; the protein is encoded by the coding sequence ATGCGTCCACGTAGTATGACTGGCTTCGGTCGCGGTGAATCCGGCAATGCCGAACGAACTTGGATTGTGGAAATTCGGGCTGTCAATCATCGTTTTCTTGATCAACGGGTGGTTATTCCTTCAGCCTTTGCCGCCTTGGAGGAACAAATTAAGAAAACCGTTGCCGGGCAGCACGATCGCGGTCGGCTTGATATCTCTGTGACCCTTCGCGGAGAGACCTCTGGAGGTTCACAGCTGCACCTTGATCTGGACTTGGCTCGCCAATACCATGCCTGCTTGCAGGAGATGATCACCGAACTCAGGCTCGGGGCGAGTATTCAGATTAGCGATATGCTGACGTTGCGCAATATTATTGCGGTTCAAGAGCAGAACCCGGATGTTAAAGAGGAATGGCCTCTGCTAAAGGAGGCCTTATTGGCAGCTCTTGCTGATTGCGCCTGTATGCGGGAGCGAGAGGGAAGCAGCCTGAAAGAAGAGCTTTTGCAGCGTTTGGATAATTTTGCCGCTCTTGTCGGAGAAATTAAAAAAATGGTCCCGGAGGTTCTTGAGCAGCGACAACAGGAGTTGAAGAACCGGATAACAAAGCTGCTTGAGGGTATGGACATTGATCCCGTGCGCTTGGCTCAAGAAACAGCTATCATGGCGGACAAGGCTGATGTGACTGAAGAAGTGGTCAGGCTCGCCAGCCATATAGATCAATTTCGCGGGTTTATGGAAAGCGAAGAATCGGTTGGGAGACGTCTTGATTTTCTTTTGCAGGAGTTTTTGCGTGAAGTCAACACCTTGGCATCAAAGATTTCCAATTCAGCCATAGCGCATCTTGGTGTTGAAATGAAAAACGAGATTGAAAAACTGCGTGAGCAGGTCCAGAATATTGAATAG
- a CDS encoding OmpH family outer membrane protein yields the protein MKRTSVLILSSVFFFLTAFTVVSASAAPSVGVVNLQQVLDKSSAGVAAKKKMEAKMKEFKSSLDKEKNAVLALQKEMEKKADAWNEATKKEKVLELQRKKRDFRVKQDDANLEMRNLQEKHLAPIMKKLEVVVQKVAKEKGVLVIMPNTAVLYSDKSVDMTDDITAALNKEMR from the coding sequence GTGAAACGAACGAGTGTGCTGATTTTGTCATCTGTTTTTTTCTTCCTTACTGCTTTTACTGTTGTTTCAGCTAGTGCTGCTCCCAGTGTCGGTGTGGTTAACTTGCAGCAGGTTCTGGATAAGTCCAGTGCTGGGGTAGCGGCAAAGAAAAAGATGGAAGCAAAAATGAAAGAGTTCAAATCCTCCCTTGATAAGGAAAAAAACGCTGTTTTGGCTCTTCAGAAGGAGATGGAGAAAAAGGCCGATGCTTGGAACGAGGCAACCAAAAAGGAAAAAGTACTTGAATTGCAACGGAAAAAACGTGATTTCAGAGTGAAGCAGGATGATGCCAATCTGGAAATGAGAAATTTGCAGGAAAAACATCTTGCCCCGATCATGAAGAAACTGGAAGTTGTTGTCCAGAAAGTGGCCAAGGAGAAAGGTGTGTTAGTGATTATGCCGAATACAGCTGTTCTTTACTCTGACAAGTCTGTGGATATGACTGATGATATTACAGCGGCCCTGAATAAGGAAATGAGGTAA